A genomic segment from Polyangium mundeleinium encodes:
- a CDS encoding PAS domain S-box protein produces MEALSRRIAALEEQVAAQERIIDVLRAKEALLERVGDERRLMSAALECCTDFVGIASLDGKVLYVNTAGRNLVGLASAEQVQSTVMTDYVMPEEIPRLEKEIVPILMTEGRWEGELRFRHMPTGEPIVVYYSAYLVRHPETGGPLALATVTRDLRAEKREAEERQQLLEQQSETAAELRRGQARMESLDEERQQMIAAVENCADFIGICTLDGRGIYCNAAGRRLIGFELDADMRGFDVTKVLTPEAARYFVQHVVPTIQKTGRWEGELEFRHLQTGEAFPTQYNACIVRDQQTGQPLGIGAVTRDLRVAKRAEEERRRLLDEIIRTQASMLAELSTPLIPISDHVVVMPLIGTVDEARAEHVLESLLAGVTARGAKVAILDITGVATVDAAVAEALLRAARAVRLLGAEVVLTGIRAEVAQALIGLGVDLGNIVTRSTLQSGIAFAMRRG; encoded by the coding sequence TTGGAGGCGTTATCCCGGCGCATCGCCGCGCTCGAGGAGCAGGTCGCAGCGCAGGAGCGGATCATCGATGTCCTGCGCGCCAAAGAGGCGCTCCTCGAGCGCGTGGGGGACGAGCGGCGCCTCATGAGCGCCGCCCTCGAGTGCTGCACGGATTTCGTTGGGATTGCCTCGCTCGACGGGAAGGTCCTCTATGTAAATACGGCTGGACGGAATCTGGTGGGGCTCGCGAGCGCGGAGCAAGTGCAGAGCACCGTAATGACCGATTACGTGATGCCAGAGGAGATCCCCCGGCTGGAGAAGGAGATCGTCCCCATTCTCATGACCGAGGGGCGCTGGGAGGGAGAGCTCCGGTTCCGGCACATGCCGACGGGCGAGCCCATTGTCGTCTATTACAGCGCGTATCTCGTCCGGCATCCCGAGACGGGGGGACCGCTCGCCCTGGCCACGGTCACGCGCGACCTGCGAGCAGAGAAGCGCGAGGCCGAGGAGCGGCAACAGCTCCTGGAGCAGCAATCGGAGACGGCCGCGGAATTGCGCCGCGGGCAGGCGCGCATGGAGAGCCTCGACGAGGAGCGCCAGCAGATGATCGCCGCCGTGGAAAACTGCGCGGATTTCATCGGCATCTGCACGCTGGACGGCCGCGGGATCTACTGCAATGCGGCTGGCCGAAGGTTGATAGGATTCGAGCTCGACGCGGACATGCGTGGCTTCGACGTCACGAAGGTCCTCACGCCGGAGGCCGCCCGCTACTTCGTGCAGCACGTCGTACCGACCATCCAAAAGACGGGGCGCTGGGAGGGCGAGCTCGAGTTCAGGCACCTCCAGACGGGCGAAGCGTTCCCCACGCAATACAATGCGTGCATCGTCCGAGATCAGCAGACGGGACAGCCGCTCGGCATCGGGGCCGTGACGCGCGATTTGCGGGTGGCGAAACGGGCCGAGGAGGAGCGGCGGCGGCTCTTGGACGAGATCATCCGGACGCAGGCGTCCATGCTGGCGGAGCTCTCGACGCCCCTGATTCCCATCAGCGACCACGTGGTCGTGATGCCGCTCATCGGTACGGTGGACGAGGCGCGCGCCGAGCACGTGCTCGAGAGCTTGCTGGCAGGCGTGACGGCGCGGGGCGCGAAGGTGGCCATCCTCGATATCACAGGCGTGGCAACCGTCGACGCTGCGGTGGCCGAGGCGCTCCTGCGCGCCGCCAGGGCGGTGCGGCTGCTCGGCGCCGAGGTGGTGCTGACGGGGATTCGCGCCGAGGTGGCCCAGGCGCTCATTGGTCTGGGCGTGGATCTCGGCAATATCGTCACGCGCAGTACGCTGCAGAGCGGTATCGCATTCGCCATGCGGCGCGGGTAG
- a CDS encoding TetR/AcrR family transcriptional regulator, with protein MSETSSSDRYVEDPRRRKLMDAALTVFTRFGFRKASMDEVARAAGISRQGLYLHFATKEDLFCASVEYLLVTALASATAVLADAELPLEKRLVAAFDAWVGRFVGALGPEASDLGPAAKELVGPMVGEHEAQFVEDVAKALRASGLLAIYKPAGVTGPKLAETLYATARGLKHGSATRDEFVESMSIAVRVMCLPLREAEKTTASPYVEGGGSRPRKPRGKGR; from the coding sequence GTGAGCGAGACGAGCTCCAGCGATAGGTACGTGGAAGACCCGCGCCGCCGCAAGCTGATGGACGCGGCGCTCACGGTGTTCACGCGGTTCGGCTTCCGGAAGGCGTCGATGGACGAGGTGGCGCGCGCCGCGGGCATCTCGCGTCAGGGTCTTTACCTGCATTTCGCCACCAAGGAAGATCTGTTCTGCGCGTCGGTGGAATATCTCCTCGTCACCGCGCTCGCCAGCGCGACGGCGGTCCTCGCGGACGCGGAGCTGCCGCTGGAGAAGAGGCTCGTGGCGGCGTTCGACGCGTGGGTCGGCCGGTTCGTCGGCGCGCTCGGGCCCGAAGCTTCGGACCTCGGCCCCGCCGCGAAGGAGCTCGTCGGCCCCATGGTCGGCGAGCATGAAGCGCAGTTCGTCGAGGACGTGGCCAAGGCCCTGCGCGCCTCCGGCCTTCTGGCCATCTACAAGCCCGCGGGGGTCACTGGGCCCAAGCTCGCGGAGACGTTGTATGCCACGGCGCGCGGGCTGAAGCACGGCAGCGCGACCCGCGATGAATTCGTCGAGAGCATGAGCATCGCGGTGCGCGTGATGTGCCTGCCGCTGCGGGAGGCCGAGAAGACCACGGCGAGCCCATACGTGGAGGGCGGCGGCAGCCGGCCACGCAAGCCACGCGGCAAAGGGCGATAG
- a CDS encoding AAA family ATPase has protein sequence MPSPAPYTITETLFEGRGTIVLRAIRESDGRQVILKALDPKSSRPQDIERLKHEQALGEALDLPTVIRPLALDTYHGQPALVLEDTAGTPLDRLLGAPMETERFLRLAIRITTAIADIHRQGVVHKDIKPQNIIVNPVTGEAKLTDFGIASRLPREHTSPQSPDKIEGSLPYMSPEQTGRMNRAVDSRTDLYSLGITFYEMLTGKPPFEARDPLEWIHFHLARVAPSPSVVVPEVPEAIARIVMHLLAKMACDRYQSARGVLHDLERCLAQWVESGRIEPFPPGALDVPDRLQISQKLHGREAEISLLCDAFERVVATGTPELVLVAGDPGAGKSALVHKLHEPVVRERAFFVSGKFDLIKSDIPYSTIVQAFQELVLGILAESEERVAAWKQRLAAALGINGKLITDVIPPVELVLGEQPPVPVLPPGEARNRFHIVFRQFIGVFAQREHPLVLFVDDMQWADSASLALLQDLLTDPEMHSLLVVAAYRNNEVPPTHPLILAMNEVRKSAVRVSDIVLGPLPKVHLAAFISDTLRCSVEEAEPLSELVHEKTAGNPFFVIQFLTALYEERLIEFDENAVAFRWDVARIREKCFTDNVVDLMVDKLKRLPADTQDVLTSVACLGNRADAATLSMIRGDGEDEVHAALWEAVRVGLLLRLGDGYRFVHDRIQEAAYSLLSEEVRAEVHLRIGRLFLANMPEEAIEEQIFDIVSQLNRGVALNTDPREKESLRRLNFLAGMKAKATVANVSARNYLAQATALLPKDAWSALYDDTLRLYLERSECEYLVGNFEVADELFNLILAHARSNLDRAAVYGLRMRLYQVSGRYDDGVTVALEALRLFDVTFPDSDELLKAATEAEVQIIRTNLRGRRVADILDAPVATDPDGRTIIGLLVEAAPCAYIGRPKLFPLLALKAVSSSLWYGSTPESCFAYSVYGMMLVSAYGDIPLGYAFSEMSLRLNEKFHDLRLKGTLLHLHGDHINFWRRPFVTDIPILEQAFQACLEVGDLVYAGFLAFETVWQAVEKGDPLDEVLVLSQKYAAFARQSHNIPVYETIRLERQFVACLKGETQGPTSFDDATFHEATCLAGISRATFGCGLVFHDIMKQITAFTYGRHAEALSFAARAAANLSAAMAMPIEATHHFFHALTMVQLLPDAPADEREELTRALGGVLQKLAAWAENCPENYLNRYALVSAEVARVEGRDLDAMHLYEQAIRSARENGFVHNEGLAYELSSRFYRARGFEQVADTYLRDARACYARWGADGKVRQLDEQNPRLQEHRPFTPTATFALRTEQLDLLSVVKASQTISGEILLDELARTLLRVVLEEGGAQKSYLLLLREGDLSIEAEARLEEKGAVTRLLPSLPVLSSPLVPASIVRYAQRTKERVLLDDATASKFASDPYIARERPKSVLCLPILRQAHVVGLLYLENNLLIGAFTPGRLVALSLLAVQVAISLQNARLLSDEQAARAAAEEAERRSAFLAEAGELLSESLDYEDTLARLGRLCVRSMADWCVIDTVEGEEIRRIAVVHKDPAKAPLVEELRRRYPPHMGSPHPAARAIATGEPVLLPDLDTRLRDHTQDEGHERIIRALGLRSLLAVPLLARGQTLGVLSLVTGASGRNYGSADVELAKEVARRAASAIDNARLYRATQEAIRARDEFLSMASHELNTPLTSLMLSLQSMGRAANRAPPATHRS, from the coding sequence ATGCCGAGCCCCGCCCCGTACACGATCACCGAGACCCTTTTCGAGGGGCGGGGGACGATCGTGCTCCGCGCCATCCGAGAAAGTGATGGCCGCCAGGTGATCCTCAAGGCGCTCGATCCGAAGAGCAGCCGCCCGCAGGACATCGAACGATTGAAGCACGAGCAAGCGCTGGGCGAGGCGCTGGACCTGCCGACCGTCATCAGGCCGCTCGCCCTCGACACATATCACGGGCAGCCGGCGCTCGTTCTGGAGGACACGGCGGGTACGCCTCTCGACCGCTTGCTCGGAGCGCCGATGGAGACGGAGCGCTTTCTGCGGCTCGCGATTCGCATCACGACTGCGATTGCGGACATCCACCGGCAGGGCGTCGTCCACAAGGACATCAAGCCCCAGAACATCATCGTCAATCCCGTGACGGGTGAGGCAAAACTCACGGATTTCGGGATTGCGTCCCGCCTTCCCCGCGAGCACACCTCGCCGCAGAGCCCGGACAAAATCGAGGGCTCGCTGCCGTACATGTCGCCGGAGCAGACGGGGCGGATGAACCGGGCAGTCGATTCCCGCACCGACCTCTATTCGCTCGGCATCACGTTCTACGAAATGCTCACGGGCAAACCCCCGTTCGAGGCGCGAGATCCGCTCGAATGGATTCATTTTCACCTGGCGCGTGTCGCGCCATCCCCCTCCGTGGTCGTCCCCGAGGTGCCCGAGGCCATTGCGCGCATCGTGATGCATCTCCTCGCGAAGATGGCCTGCGACCGATACCAGAGTGCGCGCGGCGTATTGCACGACTTGGAGAGGTGCCTCGCGCAATGGGTCGAGAGCGGGCGTATCGAGCCCTTCCCCCCGGGCGCGCTCGACGTGCCGGACCGCCTCCAGATCTCGCAGAAGCTCCATGGCAGGGAAGCGGAGATCTCCCTCCTGTGCGACGCTTTCGAGCGCGTCGTGGCCACGGGGACGCCGGAACTCGTGCTCGTCGCCGGGGACCCGGGGGCCGGCAAATCCGCGCTCGTCCACAAGCTTCACGAGCCCGTCGTTCGCGAGCGGGCCTTCTTCGTTTCGGGCAAATTCGACCTGATCAAGAGCGATATCCCTTATTCCACGATCGTCCAGGCCTTCCAGGAGCTCGTGCTCGGGATCCTGGCCGAGAGCGAGGAGCGGGTCGCCGCATGGAAGCAGCGGCTCGCGGCGGCCCTCGGGATCAACGGCAAGCTCATCACGGACGTGATCCCACCGGTCGAGCTCGTCCTCGGCGAGCAACCCCCGGTCCCTGTTTTGCCGCCTGGCGAGGCGCGAAACCGGTTCCACATCGTGTTCCGGCAATTCATCGGGGTCTTCGCGCAGCGGGAGCACCCCCTCGTGCTCTTCGTCGACGACATGCAGTGGGCCGATTCGGCCAGCCTCGCGCTCCTCCAGGACCTCCTGACCGATCCCGAGATGCATAGCCTCCTCGTCGTCGCCGCCTACCGCAACAACGAGGTCCCCCCCACCCATCCGCTCATTCTGGCGATGAACGAGGTGCGGAAATCGGCCGTGCGCGTGTCCGACATCGTCCTCGGCCCGCTTCCGAAGGTTCACCTCGCGGCGTTCATCAGCGATACCCTCCGCTGCTCCGTGGAGGAGGCTGAGCCGCTCTCGGAGCTGGTGCACGAAAAGACGGCCGGCAACCCATTCTTCGTCATCCAGTTCCTCACCGCGCTGTACGAGGAACGCTTGATCGAATTCGACGAGAATGCCGTGGCATTTCGGTGGGATGTGGCCCGGATTCGCGAAAAATGCTTCACCGACAACGTGGTCGACCTGATGGTCGACAAGCTGAAGCGGCTCCCAGCGGATACCCAGGACGTGCTGACCAGCGTCGCGTGCCTCGGCAACCGAGCGGACGCTGCCACGCTCTCGATGATTCGCGGCGACGGGGAGGACGAGGTGCACGCGGCGTTATGGGAGGCCGTCCGCGTCGGGCTCCTCCTCCGTTTGGGGGATGGCTACCGTTTCGTCCACGACCGCATCCAGGAGGCGGCTTATTCGCTCCTCTCGGAGGAAGTCCGCGCAGAGGTGCATCTGCGGATCGGGCGGCTCTTCCTGGCCAACATGCCCGAAGAGGCCATCGAGGAGCAGATCTTCGATATCGTGAGCCAGTTGAACCGCGGGGTCGCGTTGAACACCGATCCGCGCGAGAAGGAGTCGCTCCGGCGGCTGAATTTCCTGGCGGGAATGAAGGCCAAGGCCACGGTCGCCAATGTGTCGGCTCGCAACTACCTGGCCCAGGCGACGGCGCTCCTGCCCAAGGACGCGTGGAGCGCACTCTACGACGACACGCTCAGGCTCTATCTGGAGCGGTCCGAGTGCGAATACCTCGTCGGCAATTTCGAGGTGGCGGACGAGCTGTTCAACCTGATCCTCGCGCATGCCCGCTCCAACCTCGATCGCGCCGCGGTGTATGGCCTGCGCATGCGGCTGTACCAGGTCTCCGGGAGGTACGACGACGGGGTGACCGTCGCGCTCGAAGCGCTGCGCCTCTTCGACGTGACGTTCCCCGATTCGGACGAATTGCTGAAAGCGGCGACGGAGGCCGAGGTCCAGATCATCCGGACGAACCTCCGTGGTCGTCGCGTCGCCGACATCCTCGACGCGCCCGTGGCCACTGATCCCGACGGACGTACGATCATTGGCCTGCTCGTCGAGGCAGCGCCCTGCGCGTACATCGGGCGGCCGAAGCTTTTTCCCCTGCTCGCACTCAAAGCGGTGAGCTCGTCCTTGTGGTACGGCAGCACTCCGGAATCGTGCTTCGCCTATAGCGTCTATGGCATGATGCTCGTGTCGGCCTATGGCGACATCCCGCTGGGCTATGCGTTCTCCGAGATGTCGCTGCGGCTGAACGAGAAGTTTCACGATCTCCGGTTGAAGGGGACACTCCTTCACCTCCACGGCGACCACATCAACTTTTGGCGGAGGCCCTTCGTCACCGACATCCCCATTCTCGAGCAAGCCTTTCAGGCGTGCCTGGAGGTCGGCGATCTCGTTTATGCCGGCTTCCTCGCCTTCGAGACCGTCTGGCAGGCCGTGGAGAAAGGCGACCCGCTCGATGAAGTGCTCGTCCTATCGCAAAAGTATGCCGCGTTTGCACGGCAAAGTCATAACATCCCGGTCTACGAGACCATCCGGCTCGAGCGGCAGTTCGTGGCTTGCCTAAAGGGCGAGACGCAGGGGCCGACGAGTTTCGACGACGCCACGTTCCACGAGGCCACATGCCTCGCGGGGATCAGCCGGGCGACGTTCGGCTGTGGCCTCGTCTTTCACGACATCATGAAGCAGATCACGGCGTTCACCTATGGGCGCCACGCCGAGGCGCTCTCGTTTGCGGCGCGAGCGGCGGCGAACCTGAGTGCCGCAATGGCCATGCCGATCGAGGCCACCCACCATTTCTTCCACGCACTCACGATGGTGCAGCTCCTCCCGGATGCACCCGCCGACGAGCGGGAAGAGCTCACGCGGGCCCTCGGGGGCGTGTTGCAGAAGCTCGCGGCCTGGGCGGAGAACTGCCCCGAAAACTATCTCAATCGATACGCGCTGGTCTCGGCCGAGGTCGCGCGCGTCGAGGGGCGCGATCTCGATGCGATGCACCTGTACGAGCAGGCCATCCGGTCCGCGCGTGAAAATGGGTTCGTCCATAACGAAGGTCTCGCCTACGAGCTCTCGTCGAGGTTTTACCGGGCACGGGGGTTCGAGCAGGTGGCCGACACGTACCTCCGCGACGCCCGCGCCTGTTATGCGCGCTGGGGGGCCGATGGCAAGGTGAGGCAGCTCGACGAGCAGAATCCGCGCCTCCAGGAGCACAGGCCTTTCACGCCGACCGCCACCTTCGCGCTGCGCACCGAGCAGCTCGATCTGCTCTCCGTCGTCAAAGCCTCTCAGACCATTTCGGGCGAGATCCTCCTCGACGAGCTGGCCCGCACGCTCCTCCGGGTCGTCCTCGAAGAGGGCGGCGCGCAGAAGAGCTACCTGCTCCTCCTTCGTGAGGGCGACCTCTCGATCGAAGCGGAGGCGCGCCTCGAAGAAAAAGGGGCGGTGACGAGGCTCCTCCCCTCGCTCCCGGTTTTGTCGTCCCCCCTCGTCCCGGCCTCGATCGTGCGGTATGCGCAGCGGACGAAGGAGCGGGTGCTCCTCGACGACGCGACGGCGAGCAAGTTTGCCTCGGACCCGTACATTGCCCGCGAGCGGCCGAAGTCGGTCCTGTGCCTCCCCATTCTGAGGCAGGCCCACGTGGTCGGGCTGCTTTATCTCGAGAACAACCTGCTCATCGGTGCATTCACGCCCGGTCGGCTCGTCGCGCTTTCGCTCCTCGCGGTCCAGGTTGCCATTTCCCTTCAGAATGCGCGGCTCCTGTCGGATGAGCAAGCGGCGCGGGCCGCGGCCGAGGAGGCGGAGCGGCGCTCGGCGTTCCTGGCCGAGGCCGGGGAGCTGCTCTCGGAGTCGCTCGATTACGAGGATACCCTCGCGCGTCTCGGGCGCCTGTGCGTGCGATCCATGGCCGATTGGTGTGTGATCGACACCGTGGAGGGGGAGGAAATCCGGCGCATCGCCGTGGTGCACAAGGATCCTGCGAAGGCGCCGTTGGTCGAGGAGCTCCGGCGGCGATATCCGCCCCATATGGGGTCGCCCCACCCGGCGGCCAGAGCCATTGCCACCGGTGAGCCGGTCCTGCTCCCCGACCTCGACACGCGCCTCCGAGATCATACCCAGGATGAAGGACACGAGAGGATCATCCGCGCGCTCGGGCTCCGATCGCTGCTCGCCGTGCCTCTCCTGGCGCGCGGACAAACGCTCGGGGTGCTCTCCCTCGTCACGGGCGCATCGGGCCGCAACTATGGGAGCGCCGACGTCGAGCTGGCGAAGGAAGTGGCGCGCCGGGCCGCGAGTGCGATCGACAACGCGCGACTCTATCGGGCGACTCAGGAGGCCATCCGCGCGCGCGACGAATTCCTCTCCATGGCGTCGCACGAGCTCAACACCCCGCTCACGTCGCTCATGCTCTCGCTCCAATCGATGGGCCGGGCTGCCAATCGAGCCCCTCCAGCGACCCACAGATCATGA
- a CDS encoding sensor histidine kinase, translated as MTKLAERALRQGARLRRLNDDLLSVARVHTGQLPLELAAVDLGALVRDVVEQFKLQMSQARCSVSIRDSAPVVGSWDPARIEQIVVNLLSNAVKFGAGKPIEIFIEEEAGIARLTIKDHGIGIEPAQQGRIFERFARAVPSRYYGGLGLGLYLSRKLAEAHGGSIHVQSEPSAGATFIVELPVAGPITTGRGEG; from the coding sequence ATGACCAAGCTGGCCGAGCGCGCCTTGCGGCAAGGCGCGCGCTTACGCAGGCTCAACGATGATCTCCTGAGTGTCGCCCGGGTCCACACAGGTCAGCTCCCGCTCGAACTCGCCGCCGTCGACCTCGGCGCCCTCGTCCGGGACGTGGTCGAACAATTCAAATTGCAGATGTCGCAGGCCCGGTGCTCGGTCTCGATCCGGGACAGCGCTCCGGTCGTGGGGAGCTGGGATCCCGCCCGGATCGAACAGATCGTCGTCAACCTGCTCTCCAACGCGGTAAAATTCGGGGCCGGCAAACCCATCGAGATCTTCATCGAAGAGGAGGCCGGGATCGCGCGGCTCACGATCAAGGATCACGGAATCGGCATCGAGCCTGCGCAGCAGGGCCGCATCTTCGAACGCTTCGCGCGCGCCGTGCCCAGCAGGTATTACGGCGGGCTCGGGCTTGGTCTTTACCTCAGCCGCAAGCTCGCCGAGGCGCACGGCGGCTCGATCCATGTCCAGAGCGAGCCTTCCGCCGGAGCGACGTTCATCGTCGAGTTACCTGTCGCCGGGCCCATCACCACCGGCCGGGGCGAGGGGTAG
- a CDS encoding flavin monoamine oxidase family protein, whose product MKLRPPLTRRALLRGAAGIGGSLLFGCGRGGCARSGPLEKRTADIVVIGAGLSGLVAARELLKAGVGSVVVLEARNRVGGLTISQEVSQGVMVDGGGAWVSPKHTRILALAEELGVGTVDAAESEGNPVFLFESVRVAGTGRLFTRAEARELRQLRDKLEAMAAELPAGAPWDAPRAAEYDRVSMFNWLSDNSSTVWGRRDIELAIDWTFGCQPHDISLLRFVAAVKSVGGLERLMAISDSQDVSLSGGSQMLSVKMAEMLGDRVLLGSPVTRIVDHPTGPVRVETERLAIECGRVIVAMMPADARRIDFEPKLPELKAGLIKNWKGSPDYKAHIVYKTPFWRNSRLNGTAVGDGVVVDFIFDSTPASGTPGVLVAFGAGEELPATAEGRKEVVTQSLVSFFGEEALDAIHFVEMDWLGEDWSTGCASPLGPGVLSKYGPALRQPVGRIHWGGSDTSAEFDGFMEGAVRAGERVASEVAVILRENGVIPAPAKSG is encoded by the coding sequence ATGAAGTTACGTCCACCCCTCACGCGAAGGGCGCTCCTCCGCGGCGCGGCCGGCATCGGAGGCAGCCTTCTCTTCGGCTGTGGACGAGGCGGTTGCGCTCGTTCCGGCCCGCTCGAGAAGAGGACGGCGGACATCGTCGTGATCGGCGCTGGTTTGTCAGGGCTCGTCGCCGCACGGGAGTTGCTGAAAGCAGGCGTCGGCTCCGTCGTGGTGCTCGAGGCTCGGAATCGGGTCGGCGGTTTGACCATCAGCCAGGAGGTCAGCCAAGGTGTGATGGTCGACGGTGGAGGGGCCTGGGTCAGCCCAAAGCACACGCGGATCCTTGCGCTTGCGGAGGAGCTCGGCGTCGGCACCGTGGACGCGGCAGAGTCCGAGGGAAACCCCGTATTTCTCTTCGAGAGTGTCCGCGTGGCCGGGACGGGCCGGCTCTTCACGCGCGCCGAGGCGCGGGAGCTGCGGCAGCTAAGGGACAAACTCGAGGCGATGGCGGCCGAGCTCCCGGCGGGTGCGCCGTGGGACGCACCCCGCGCGGCCGAGTATGATCGAGTCTCGATGTTCAACTGGCTCTCGGACAATTCGTCGACGGTATGGGGAAGGCGCGACATCGAGCTCGCCATTGATTGGACGTTCGGCTGCCAGCCGCACGACATCTCGCTTCTGCGGTTCGTCGCGGCCGTCAAATCCGTCGGCGGACTCGAGCGCTTGATGGCCATTTCGGATAGCCAGGATGTTTCGCTCAGCGGCGGCTCCCAGATGCTCTCCGTGAAGATGGCGGAGATGCTCGGGGACCGGGTGCTGCTCGGTTCGCCCGTGACGCGCATCGTGGATCATCCGACGGGCCCCGTGCGCGTCGAGACGGAGCGCCTGGCGATTGAATGTGGCCGCGTGATCGTCGCGATGATGCCGGCAGATGCTCGACGTATCGATTTCGAGCCCAAGTTGCCCGAGCTCAAGGCAGGACTCATCAAGAATTGGAAGGGCTCGCCGGATTACAAGGCGCACATCGTGTACAAGACGCCCTTTTGGCGCAACAGCAGGCTCAACGGCACAGCGGTCGGGGATGGGGTCGTCGTGGACTTCATCTTCGACAGCACGCCGGCGTCCGGCACGCCAGGCGTCCTCGTCGCCTTCGGTGCGGGGGAGGAGCTGCCCGCCACCGCGGAAGGCCGCAAGGAGGTCGTCACCCAGTCCCTCGTGAGCTTCTTCGGAGAAGAGGCGCTCGATGCCATCCATTTCGTAGAGATGGATTGGCTCGGTGAAGACTGGTCGACCGGCTGCGCGTCGCCGCTCGGGCCTGGCGTCCTCAGCAAATATGGCCCGGCCCTGCGCCAGCCTGTGGGCCGCATTCATTGGGGTGGCTCGGATACCTCTGCCGAGTTCGATGGGTTCATGGAAGGCGCAGTTCGCGCCGGGGAGCGCGTCGCCTCCGAGGTGGCGGTGATCCTGCGCGAGAATGGCGTCATCCCCGCACCCGCGAAATCGGGTTGA
- a CDS encoding WD40/YVTN/BNR-like repeat-containing protein: MTFTLDEGENLAKTPGQLQGIGYTYGLAALDTPNTLLAEHKGKLLRSEDAGCTWSEVGTLTGGNFRITAAKGGLAYAWAENGDAFYRIDETGPHAFSTPAPNIVGVGVDPADGKHLRLGDANGSLHDSHDGGETWSKQGTPPASGSFIGYRFAFDPKNLDHVLFGQSVGGGAVTFDGGATWKQSAGLGANGSNVFSIAVSSVDGDVVWAEALEIGPDIRHIYRSSDGGLTFGVVVTDSADIKLINGTLLAPHATDVGVLYFVFGMEYNDYGTDLFRYDHVTGNVTKTHNANDDVSAIVASPADPKLLYLGLTVENGGG; the protein is encoded by the coding sequence GTGACCTTCACGCTTGACGAAGGGGAAAACCTCGCAAAGACTCCGGGCCAGCTCCAGGGAATCGGATACACCTACGGGCTCGCGGCGCTCGATACGCCGAACACGCTGCTCGCCGAGCACAAGGGGAAACTCTTGCGCTCCGAGGACGCGGGCTGCACCTGGAGCGAAGTGGGCACGCTGACGGGGGGCAATTTCAGGATCACGGCCGCGAAGGGAGGGCTCGCGTACGCATGGGCCGAAAACGGCGACGCGTTTTATCGAATCGATGAGACCGGCCCCCACGCCTTTTCGACGCCCGCGCCGAACATCGTCGGCGTGGGCGTCGATCCTGCCGACGGCAAACACCTGCGCCTGGGCGACGCGAACGGCAGCCTGCACGACTCGCATGACGGCGGCGAGACGTGGTCGAAGCAGGGCACCCCTCCCGCCTCGGGCAGCTTCATCGGGTATCGTTTCGCCTTCGATCCCAAAAACCTCGACCATGTGCTCTTCGGCCAATCTGTGGGCGGCGGTGCCGTGACGTTCGACGGCGGCGCGACATGGAAACAGAGCGCGGGCCTCGGTGCCAATGGTTCGAACGTGTTCTCCATCGCAGTGTCTTCCGTGGATGGAGACGTCGTATGGGCCGAGGCGCTGGAGATCGGCCCCGACATCCGCCACATTTATCGATCGAGCGACGGCGGCTTGACCTTCGGCGTGGTCGTCACCGACTCGGCGGACATCAAACTCATCAATGGTACGCTGCTCGCACCACACGCGACCGACGTCGGCGTGCTCTATTTCGTCTTCGGCATGGAGTACAATGACTACGGGACAGACCTCTTCCGGTACGACCACGTGACCGGCAACGTCACGAAGACGCACAACGCCAATGACGATGTATCGGCCATCGTCGCCTCTCCCGCGGATCCCAAGCTGCTTTATCTGGGGCTAACGGTCGAGAACGGCGGCGGTTGA
- a CDS encoding TVP38/TMEM64 family protein, producing the protein MRSPDPPPDPAASRSLRNMKIAAVAAVAIGLVVAQRLGLFEVFSEPARIKQALVELGPAGYFAFVAAYAALQPFGVPGTIFILAAPLIWPWPVAFALSMVGTMAASVVGFSFARFVARDWVSKLVPARFRAYEEALEKRAFFTVFLLRLIFWMPPMLHVFFGISRVRFQTHFWGSLAGYFLPLLATAYFGEKVFDAMRSAPPSVWIGMGVATVTIIVLFWLVTRRSMRKVIPS; encoded by the coding sequence GTGCGTTCGCCCGACCCCCCGCCTGACCCCGCGGCGAGCCGCTCGCTCCGCAACATGAAGATCGCCGCCGTGGCCGCGGTGGCCATCGGGCTCGTCGTGGCGCAGCGCTTGGGCCTGTTCGAGGTCTTCAGCGAGCCCGCGCGCATCAAGCAGGCGCTCGTGGAGCTCGGGCCGGCGGGGTATTTCGCGTTCGTGGCGGCGTACGCCGCGCTCCAGCCGTTTGGCGTGCCGGGCACGATCTTCATCCTCGCGGCGCCGCTCATCTGGCCGTGGCCGGTGGCATTCGCGCTCTCCATGGTCGGCACCATGGCGGCGAGCGTGGTGGGCTTCTCGTTCGCGCGCTTCGTCGCGCGTGATTGGGTCTCGAAGCTCGTACCGGCGCGCTTCCGCGCCTACGAGGAGGCCCTCGAAAAGCGAGCCTTCTTCACCGTCTTTCTGCTCCGCCTCATCTTCTGGATGCCGCCCATGCTCCACGTGTTCTTCGGCATCTCGCGGGTGCGGTTCCAGACGCATTTTTGGGGCTCGCTGGCCGGGTATTTCCTACCCCTGCTGGCGACCGCCTATTTCGGCGAGAAAGTCTTCGACGCCATGCGCAGCGCGCCGCCTTCGGTGTGGATTGGCATGGGCGTGGCGACGGTCACCATCATCGTCCTCTTCTGGCTCGTCACCCGTCGCTCCATGCGAAAGGTCATTCCCTCCTGA